From bacterium, a single genomic window includes:
- a CDS encoding prepilin-type N-terminal cleavage/methylation domain-containing protein, with protein sequence MAMTNYEDTKSGKHYLFHRLCRLMVKGLTPGSRDGFGLLELIIAMTILAIGILGIMKLQMQSGFGNAASRQNSAAVNLARSKMEELKRIGAYSVQEGAIVGLNDTDTTNDLADWSTPDFTEGPFNESADSTSGGDLYTRSWNVVHDFPIAGFKTIRIRVSWTSRGVEKHVDMETQIGLKDMEYFQ encoded by the coding sequence ATGGCAATGACGAATTACGAAGATACCAAATCAGGCAAGCATTACCTATTTCACAGGCTGTGCAGGCTGATGGTTAAAGGGTTAACCCCTGGATCCAGAGACGGGTTCGGCCTCCTGGAACTGATCATCGCCATGACCATTCTGGCCATCGGCATTCTGGGGATCATGAAACTCCAGATGCAGTCAGGTTTCGGGAACGCGGCTTCCCGGCAAAACAGCGCTGCTGTGAACCTGGCCCGCTCCAAGATGGAGGAGTTAAAGAGGATCGGTGCCTACTCTGTTCAGGAAGGCGCCATCGTGGGTTTGAATGATACCGATACCACCAACGATCTGGCTGACTGGTCCACCCCCGATTTCACTGAGGGTCCTTTTAACGAGAGCGCGGATTCCACTTCCGGGGGAGATCTCTACACCAGGTCATGGAACGTGGTTCACGACTTTCCCATTGCCGGTTTCAAAACGATCCGGATCCGGGTCAGCTGGACCTCCCGGGGTGTGGAGAAACACGTGGACATGGAGACCCAGATCGGTCTCAAGGATATGGAATATTTCCAGTAG
- a CDS encoding prepilin-type N-terminal cleavage/methylation domain-containing protein, which translates to MKNRFSKNEKGFTLVELMLAVSISLIITSIAVYNLLGDLPKYRLRATANKVAATLQYLKVRAVATNKMAWINVNYDTAGSHYFTGFVDEAPYNTADNPADYNAAGIDLPDIVGSTPCFKLPVNVSFGFPDGFTSGAGPDGTAFPGAGNFITTHAVGTYAGGTQGGYFGYRPTGVPVINLQSSMTAPTPAVIYLKNSLGEGYAVSVQITGRVKVSRWSGGVWQ; encoded by the coding sequence ATGAAGAATCGGTTTTCCAAAAATGAAAAGGGATTTACGCTGGTGGAGTTGATGCTGGCTGTTTCCATCAGTCTCATCATCACCTCTATAGCTGTCTACAACCTTCTGGGGGACCTTCCCAAGTACCGCCTCAGGGCAACCGCCAACAAGGTCGCTGCCACATTGCAGTACCTTAAGGTAAGAGCTGTGGCCACAAACAAGATGGCCTGGATAAATGTCAACTACGACACGGCGGGCAGCCACTATTTCACGGGGTTCGTTGACGAAGCGCCCTACAACACCGCAGACAACCCGGCTGACTATAACGCTGCAGGTATCGACCTTCCTGACATCGTGGGTTCCACCCCCTGTTTCAAACTGCCGGTCAACGTCAGCTTCGGCTTTCCCGATGGTTTCACCTCCGGGGCGGGACCGGACGGCACAGCCTTCCCGGGGGCCGGTAACTTTATTACGACCCATGCAGTGGGCACCTATGCCGGGGGTACCCAAGGCGGGTATTTTGGCTACAGGCCCACTGGTGTCCCGGTCATAAACCTGCAAAGTTCCATGACCGCTCCTACTCCAGCTGTCATCTACCTGAAGAACAGCCTGGGTGAGGGGTATGCGGTATCTGTTCAGATCACGGGGCGAGTGAAGGTATCTCGATGGAGCGGTGGGGTATGGCAATGA
- a CDS encoding ATP-binding protein, translating into MVSGKTVIKGLGFGRQRGLRFEIMFSLGLIMFSGVVILGATALRAAEKTILLQKLESLTQVTRAVQLGLSGWWNQEGPSRNLQVILNQTTAGLGITSFKVADLEGRLLAGIRESDTGTTSDPFLIRALETRSIVVPGQITGKLPKSASGSWTFAAPVFKDGVMMGAFLVTYPLENLGVVLKLHRKLVYTFALIDGLMIVLFGWWLIGRVAINPIIRISRGAEALAAGEYDTRVQVQGAREIEALAAVFNSMAERVQAAVYKQDEHLAAIERTNWELMSTQREMVRVEKLASVGQLAAGVAHEIGNPLSAILGYASILLREEKDPEAQQYLGYIEKETERIQRIISGLLEFSRPRDSHVEILSVNEIVKSTIDLVTPQQIFRNMVVKTILSDQDPLVSGDSHQLQQILINILLNAAQAVEGEGHLEVRTRSTVLQAGEGAVPRRRAADFRKRVTDPLNEDYVAMRRSFPDAPLLKEGDRAVAISIRDSGGGVPPEIADKIFDPFFTTKGPGEGTGLGLAIAHGIVEAHGGRLCLENPEEGGAMFTVLLPEKSSEQ; encoded by the coding sequence ATGGTATCTGGGAAAACTGTCATAAAAGGCCTGGGTTTCGGGCGCCAGCGCGGACTGAGGTTCGAGATCATGTTCAGCCTCGGACTGATCATGTTCAGCGGCGTAGTTATTCTGGGGGCCACAGCCCTGAGGGCGGCTGAGAAAACGATCCTCCTTCAAAAACTCGAATCCCTTACCCAGGTCACCCGTGCTGTGCAGCTGGGACTTTCCGGCTGGTGGAACCAGGAAGGCCCTTCGCGGAATCTGCAGGTGATCCTGAACCAGACCACGGCAGGCCTTGGTATCACCTCTTTCAAGGTCGCTGACCTGGAAGGCCGCCTTCTAGCGGGGATCCGTGAAAGTGATACCGGTACTACATCGGATCCTTTCCTCATCCGTGCCCTGGAAACGAGATCGATCGTGGTGCCGGGTCAGATCACAGGAAAGCTTCCGAAATCGGCCAGCGGTTCATGGACTTTTGCCGCTCCGGTGTTCAAGGATGGGGTCATGATGGGTGCCTTTTTGGTCACCTATCCCCTGGAAAATCTGGGGGTCGTTCTGAAGCTCCACCGTAAGCTCGTTTATACCTTCGCCTTAATAGACGGCCTCATGATCGTCCTGTTCGGATGGTGGCTTATCGGGAGGGTTGCCATAAATCCCATAATTCGCATCTCCAGAGGGGCTGAGGCTCTGGCGGCAGGAGAATATGACACGAGGGTCCAGGTTCAGGGGGCCAGGGAGATCGAGGCTCTGGCCGCGGTTTTTAACTCCATGGCAGAGAGGGTTCAGGCAGCGGTCTATAAACAGGACGAGCACCTGGCTGCCATCGAGCGCACCAACTGGGAGCTCATGTCCACCCAGAGGGAGATGGTCCGGGTGGAAAAGCTTGCCTCCGTGGGGCAGTTGGCGGCCGGGGTGGCCCATGAGATCGGCAACCCCCTCTCGGCTATTCTGGGTTACGCCTCCATCCTCCTGAGGGAAGAGAAGGATCCCGAGGCCCAGCAGTATCTCGGCTATATTGAGAAGGAGACGGAGAGGATCCAGAGGATCATCAGCGGTCTTCTTGAGTTCTCCCGTCCCAGGGATTCCCATGTGGAGATCCTGAGTGTTAACGAAATTGTCAAAAGCACCATCGATCTGGTGACTCCCCAGCAGATCTTCAGGAATATGGTGGTTAAAACGATCCTGTCCGATCAGGATCCTCTGGTCAGCGGAGACAGCCATCAGCTCCAGCAGATCCTCATCAACATCCTCCTTAACGCGGCCCAGGCCGTGGAAGGGGAGGGTCACCTGGAGGTGCGGACAAGGTCCACGGTGCTCCAGGCAGGTGAAGGTGCCGTTCCCAGGAGGAGGGCCGCTGATTTCCGGAAGAGGGTCACCGATCCCCTGAACGAAGACTACGTGGCTATGAGACGCTCTTTCCCCGATGCTCCTCTGCTCAAGGAAGGGGATCGCGCGGTAGCCATTTCGATCAGGGATTCAGGGGGCGGCGTTCCCCCCGAGATCGCAGACAAGATATTCGATCCGTTTTTCACCACCAAGGGACCGGGTGAGGGCACAGGCCTGGGACTTGCCATCGCCCACGGCATCGTCGAGGCCCACGGGGGACGGCTCTGTCTGGAGAACCCGGAGGAGGGCGGCGCGATGTTCACGGTGCTGTTGCCGGAGAAAAGCAGTGAACAGTGA
- a CDS encoding prepilin peptidase, with protein sequence MSIQFQIVIFAFPFGAIMGSFANVLIHRLPMSLSIVSPGSRCPSCGSGIRWSDNIPILSYFILGGRCRICKTTISPRYPLVEALSGLLFAAVGMRFGIPAATVPLALLETVLLVLAATVPLALFVWALVVITFIDLDHRIIPDVISGPGTILGLACSFLPGFPRPMDSVAGVGIGAGFLFLVLYAYEKIMGEEGMGLGDVKLLAMIGAFLGWQALPVTILVSSLSGSVVGVGYALVKGESVRKFPVPFGPFLALGALVHLFFGVQLIQWYLGKLS encoded by the coding sequence ATGAGCATACAGTTCCAGATAGTGATATTCGCCTTCCCATTCGGGGCCATCATGGGCAGTTTCGCCAATGTTCTCATCCACCGGCTGCCCATGAGCCTGTCCATTGTATCTCCCGGTTCACGGTGCCCGTCTTGCGGTAGTGGGATCAGGTGGTCCGACAACATCCCCATCCTCAGCTATTTCATCCTGGGAGGGCGCTGCCGTATCTGCAAGACGACCATCTCACCGAGGTACCCTCTTGTGGAGGCCTTGAGCGGCCTATTGTTCGCGGCCGTGGGCATGAGATTCGGGATCCCGGCGGCAACTGTCCCGTTGGCTCTGCTGGAAACTGTCTTGTTGGTTCTGGCGGCAACTGTCCCGCTGGCTCTGTTCGTCTGGGCCCTTGTGGTCATCACTTTCATAGATCTTGACCACCGCATCATACCTGACGTCATCTCTGGGCCCGGAACCATACTTGGTCTCGCTTGCAGTTTTCTCCCGGGTTTTCCCCGGCCGATGGATTCGGTGGCGGGTGTGGGCATAGGGGCCGGGTTCCTTTTCCTCGTCCTTTATGCCTACGAGAAGATCATGGGAGAGGAGGGGATGGGGTTGGGAGATGTCAAGCTCCTTGCCATGATTGGTGCGTTCCTGGGCTGGCAGGCCCTTCCGGTCACGATACTGGTCTCTTCCTTGTCCGGCAGCGTTGTGGGTGTGGGGTATGCCCTTGTAAAGGGTGAATCGGTGAGAAAATTCCCGGTTCCCTTCGGCCCCTTTCTGGCCCTCGGGGCCCTTGTTCACCTTTTCTTCGGAGTCCAGCTGATACAATGGTATCTGGGAAAACTGTCATAA
- a CDS encoding sigma-54 dependent transcriptional regulator: MELHKILVVDDEESVRSMVAVLLQKEGYQVSSAQGGSEALELLGEQPFDLVISDIRMPRMDGLQLLERIHALYPDITVIMMSAFGTVDLAVEAMKRGAYDYISKPFKPDEILLALRKAQEREGLRRENTRLKEEVGERFSLEGIVARSPSMVKIMESVRKVAGYRSHVLVTGESGTGKEVLARAVHNLSPWKDDPFVAVNCGAIPATLMESEFFGHARGAFTDAVTDKAGLFEEASGGTLFLDEIGDLPLELQVKFLRAIQEGEVRRVGDNTAIEVDVRIIAATAVELSKAVREGRFREDLFYRLNVVPIQIPPLRQRPEDIYPLADHLLYRISMRLGGGQRNLSPDGMKALLKYPWPGNVREMENLFERASILADSTTLELEDILPLLAEMETGEETSLSPDELSIKIASRHMEKRLIVKALKKTQYNRSQAARLLEISHRALLYKIKDYEIEVPK; encoded by the coding sequence ATGGAGCTACACAAGATATTAGTTGTCGATGACGAGGAGAGTGTCCGTTCCATGGTGGCGGTTCTCCTCCAGAAGGAGGGTTACCAGGTCAGCAGCGCCCAGGGTGGAAGTGAAGCCCTGGAGCTTCTGGGAGAACAACCTTTCGACCTGGTCATTTCCGACATTCGCATGCCCCGCATGGATGGGCTGCAGCTGCTCGAACGTATCCATGCCCTCTACCCCGATATCACGGTCATCATGATGTCGGCCTTCGGAACGGTGGACCTTGCCGTGGAGGCCATGAAAAGGGGCGCATACGATTACATCAGCAAGCCGTTCAAGCCTGATGAGATTCTTCTGGCTCTCAGGAAAGCTCAGGAGCGGGAGGGGCTTCGGAGGGAGAATACCCGCCTCAAGGAGGAGGTTGGTGAGCGGTTCAGCCTCGAGGGGATCGTGGCTCGCAGCCCCTCCATGGTGAAAATCATGGAGTCTGTGCGCAAGGTCGCCGGTTACAGAAGCCATGTGCTGGTGACGGGGGAGAGCGGGACCGGCAAGGAGGTCCTTGCCAGGGCCGTTCACAACCTGAGCCCATGGAAGGATGACCCCTTCGTCGCCGTTAACTGCGGTGCCATTCCTGCCACACTCATGGAGAGCGAGTTTTTCGGGCATGCCCGGGGAGCCTTCACCGATGCCGTAACGGACAAGGCCGGCCTCTTCGAGGAAGCCAGCGGAGGTACTCTGTTTTTAGATGAGATCGGCGACCTGCCCCTGGAGCTGCAGGTCAAGTTCCTCCGCGCCATCCAGGAGGGCGAGGTGAGGAGGGTGGGGGATAATACGGCTATCGAAGTCGATGTGAGGATCATCGCCGCTACCGCAGTGGAGTTGTCAAAGGCGGTCCGGGAGGGCCGGTTCAGGGAAGATCTTTTCTACAGGCTCAACGTTGTGCCGATCCAGATCCCGCCCCTGAGGCAGCGCCCCGAGGATATCTATCCCCTGGCCGATCACCTGCTCTATCGCATATCCATGCGCCTGGGTGGCGGACAGCGGAACCTTTCCCCGGATGGGATGAAGGCCCTGCTGAAGTATCCATGGCCCGGAAACGTCCGGGAAATGGAGAACCTGTTCGAACGGGCGTCGATCCTTGCCGATTCCACCACCCTGGAGCTGGAGGACATCCTGCCCCTGCTGGCCGAAATGGAGACAGGAGAAGAGACGAGCCTTTCACCCGACGAGTTGTCCATTAAGATCGCCTCTCGTCACATGGAAAAGAGGCTCATTGTAAAAGCCCTGAAAAAGACCCAGTACAACAGGAGCCAGGCAGCCCGCCTCCTGGAGATCAGCCACAGAGCACTGCTGTACAAGATCAAGGATTACGAGATAGAGGTACCTAAGTGA